GCATATTTTCGTAATATAATTACAACTGAAAGTTTGTAAATAAAAAATCCAATTTTGATTTTACCTTATTTTTATTTATTTTAAAAATACTGAATTGAGATATATTAAATTTTTATATGTTGAACACTGGTATCCTTGCGCAAAAAATTTTAGGAAAGAAGAATGGGTAAAATAAAATAGACACGATGGTAGAGTAGAAAGTTCAAACAGAAATTTTTTCTTTAGTTTCTATGGGGAGAAGTTTATCTAAATCAATATGTTTTGAAGCAGAAAGAATTTCAATACCAGCAATTTTCCCTCTTTCATCCATATCAATTGTTATATCATCTGTAAGATTTTTACATACTACTTCTTTTATATCTTTAAATTTCAAATACAAAACATCATATTTACTATCATAAGTTATTTTCATTTTCTATCCTCCCATTTTCCAAAATATACATAAACTGTAATAACTATCAACTGGTTCTTTTCTTCTTTATATATTACCCTGATTTTCTTTTGAGAGTAAAATTTATCCTGCCATTTTTTCCCATAGGGGGAAACCATCTCTTTTGCCTGTATGGAATATCTAACTTCATATCTTTGCCCTTTTTTAATTGTTTCTTCAACTTCTGAAATATTTG
The bacterium genome window above contains:
- a CDS encoding DUF2283 domain-containing protein; translated protein: MKITYDSKYDVLYLKFKDIKEVVCKNLTDDITIDMDERGKIAGIEILSASKHIDLDKLLPIETKEKISV
- a CDS encoding DUF4258 domain-containing protein, whose translation is MGKRIIIIEHARDRIKNRGANISEVEETIKKGQRYEVRYSIQAKEMVSPYGKKWQDKFYSQKKIRVIYKEEKNQLIVITVYVYFGKWEDRK